The sequence below is a genomic window from Cicer arietinum cultivar CDC Frontier isolate Library 1 chromosome 6, Cicar.CDCFrontier_v2.0, whole genome shotgun sequence.
TGTGATTTGAGTTTTTGTTTGTGTTGAATGTAGGGGGATTATAATTGTGAAGTTGAGGAGAGGTCAGGAGCTGAGGCTGAGAGCAATTGCTAGGAAGGGGATTGGTAAGGATCATGCCAAATGGTCACCAGCAGCAACTGTTACTTTCATGTATGAACCAGATATTCATATAAATGAGGATTTGATGGAGTCTTTGACACTTGAGGAGAAAAGAGAGTGGGTTGATAGTAGTCCTACTCGTGTGTTTGATATTGATCCCGTCACACAACAGGTTTGCCTATTCTCATTTGTTTTCTTAGGATTTTGGTTATGCACATTTCACTGATTTCATTTGTAATGCTGCTGGCGTTACTGTTACTAACCGTATACTTGTGCTCTTTGTTTTTTGAACTTTCCAAATACTTACCTGCCTTCTTGGTCTTGTGCTTAAATGGTCGTTTGATCATTGAtccatgtttttctttttgaaattatCTTAACATGCGTATGATGTTAATTAACTATGAGCTAATTTGTGATTATATTTGCTAATCATGAACATTATGTGCTATCACTGCAACCTTTTGAGTTGATGTAGAGTGGAAACTGCAATTAGAGGTACTTGTCCTCTTTCTGTGTTCAATTATGGACATTAGTGTTTGATGTTTTGAATAATGCTTCTTGTGGGAAAAGTAACCATTACTTTCCAATTATCTTCACTTCTCACAGTCACTCAAGAAGGGGCATCAATGAAAATACCAAAACTTAGGGTTGGAAAAATAAATGGGGGCAAACTGGGGCTTTACTCTCCATGAACCAACAGTGGCACAAACAATTGTAAGTGAATGCAATTTTGGCTGTGAATCACAACATGGCAGGAGTGACCTAAAAATCCTGATAACCTGAGTTTGATAGTGGCCAACAGCTGCAATGAAAATACCAAAACTTAGGGTTGGAAAAATAAATGGGGGCAAACTGGGGCTTTACTCTCCATGAACCAACAGTGGCACAAACAATTGTAAGTGAATGCAATTTTGGCTGTGAATCACAATGTGGCAGGAGTGACTTAAAAATCCTGATAACCTGAGTTTGATAGTGGCCAACAGCTGCAATGCGCCACAAGCCCACAACATTGCTAGACTTAGCAGGTCCTGAGCTACCAATTCCACAATGAGTCTCAACCAAGTCTTAGTTTTTTGTGATTTAGTATCAGATTTACAATCTTGCTGTGATAGTTTTTAGCATGTTGAGTATCATTATCTGCAGAAGATATCGATCCCATTTCTGCTGAAGCATAGCTTACAAAGTTTTCTTTAAATTGATATAAGTGCTGTACAAACTTCTATCTTATGTGAATTCTTAATAAAAATCCATTATGAGGTTCTGTTTGATTTGTAACTATATATTGTTCCTTCAAATGCATTATGTCttgagataatttatttatcgttctggattttcatatttaatttattattaggtGATGGTGGTGGACCCTGAGGCATACAGTTATGATGACGAGGTGATTAAGAAAGCGGAAGCTATGGGAAAGCCTGGACTAGTTGAAATCACTGCAAAGCAGGATAGCTTCATATTCACAGTTGAATCTACTGGAGCAGTTAAAGCTTCTCAATTATTGTTAAATGCCATTGAAATTCTCAAGCAGAAGCTAGATGCAGTCCGGCTATCTGAAGATACAGTGGAGGCTGATGATCAATTTGGTGAGCTAGGTGCACATATGCGAGGAGGATGATTTAGAAGGATTTCAGACATGTTTTTATGGACTTGTTTGTTGCAAGTCATTTTTAACTGAACAGCTGGAATATGTGCTCTACCTCTTTGAACCAATGATGCTAACTGTTATTAGTAACTCTTGAAGATAAACTCAGGTTTATGGCTTGCTAGAAACAGTG
It includes:
- the LOC101498093 gene encoding DNA-directed RNA polymerases II, IV and V subunit 3-like, with protein sequence MEGASYARMPRVKIRELKDDYMKFELRDTDASVANALRRVMISEVPTIAIDLVEIEVNSSVLNDEFIAHRLGLIPLTSERAMAMRFSRDCDACDGDGQCEYCSVEFHLRVKCITDQTLDVTSKDLYSSDHTVVPVDFSADPSSLESSDGRGIIIVKLRRGQELRLRAIARKGIGKDHAKWSPAATVTFMYEPDIHINEDLMESLTLEEKREWVDSSPTRVFDIDPVTQQVMVVDPEAYSYDDEVIKKAEAMGKPGLVEITAKQDSFIFTVESTGAVKASQLLLNAIEILKQKLDAVRLSEDTVEADDQFGELGAHMRGG